In the genome of Dermacentor silvarum isolate Dsil-2018 chromosome 1, BIME_Dsil_1.4, whole genome shotgun sequence, one region contains:
- the LOC119437248 gene encoding uncharacterized protein LOC119437248 — translation MLLVVGPEWAKDDVSYVFSNLAIGAAHANNRDPVLKPWNETDERACGSGIEHPRRLFPRAEWDPLVEMGDKDAKPQRSTMQASCTVQGAWHQTVVASRATGRLLTRSSEDPSTRGTEAGVSMTRLVVECGAVVSHQYSLGILGCNPHIHPRDTLPCVLTMLTTVTTCQLQAAVFGGYTGGALPNSQVHATATEALSRSHVKRYATGWKSQEMEPLITSYPAQQVKTKRVRLWISYRPGTCSFWVPNLNCQECRTRVANFS, via the exons ATGTTACTCGTCGTAGGTCCAGAGTGGGCAAAGGATGACGTGTCCTACGTGTTCAGCAACTTGGCCATCGGGGCAGCCCACGCAAACAATCGGGACCCGGTGCTCAAGCCATGGAACGAGACCGATGAACGCGCTTGCGGCAGTGGCATAGAACATCCCAGGAGACTTTTCCCGAGGGCCGAGTGGGACCCGCTCGTTGAGATGGGGGACAAGGACGCCAAGCCTCAGCGCAGCACCATGCAAGCATCATGCACCGTGCAAGGAGCCTGGCACCAGACCGTGGTAGCATCCAGGGCCACCGGACGCCTACTAACACGCAG TTCAGAGGACCCGAGTACCCGTGGAACAGAAGCTGGTGTGAGCATGACTCGCCTGGTCGTCGAGTGTGGCGCAGTGGTTTCTCACCAGTACAGCCTCGGCATCTTGGGCTGCAACCCGCACATCCATCCGCGTGACACGCTGCCGTGTGTGTTGACGATGCTGACGACAGTAACGACGTGTCAACTCCAAGCAGCTGTCTTTGGAGGCTACACGGGAG GTGCTCTGCCAAACTCCCAAGTGCATGCCACAGCAACAGAAGCCCTATCTAGGAGTCACGTGAAACGGTATGCGACGGGATGGAAGTCCCAGGAGATGGAGCCACTGATCACTTCGTACCCTGCACAGCAGGTGAAGACAAAACGTGTCAGATTGTGGATAAGCTATCGACCTGGAACATGCTCCTTCTGGGTTCCCAATCTGAACTGCCAGGAATGCCGTACACGGGTAGCCAACTTTTCATGA